The following coding sequences are from one Hippopotamus amphibius kiboko isolate mHipAmp2 chromosome 9, mHipAmp2.hap2, whole genome shotgun sequence window:
- the GET4 gene encoding Golgi to ER traffic protein 4 homolog isoform X1, producing the protein MAAAAAAMAEQESARNGARNRGGVQRVEGKLRASVEKGDYYEAHQMYRTLFFRYMAQSKHAEARELMCSGALLFFSHGQQNSAADLSMLVLESLEKAEVEVADELLESLAKLFSLMDPNSPERVAFVSRALKWSSGGSGKLGHPRLHQLLALTLWKEQNYCESRYHFLHSSDGEGCANMLVEYSTARGFRSEVDMFVAQAVLQFLCLKNKSSASVVFTTYTQKHPSIERGPPFVQPLLNFIWFLLLAVDGGKLTVFTVLCEQYQPSLRRDPMYREYLDRIGQLFFGVPPKQTSSYGGLLGNLLSSLMGSSEQEGEDSQDDSSPIELD; encoded by the exons atggcggcggcggcggcggcgatgGCCGAGCAGGAGAGCGCCCGGAACGGCGCCCGCAACCGCGGCGGCGTCCAGCGCGTGGAGGGCAAGCTTCGCGCCAGCGTCGAGAAGGGCGACTATTACGAGGCGCACCAGATGTACCGGACCCTCTTCTTCAG GTACATGGCCCAGAGCAAGCACGCCGAGGCCCGTGAgctcatgtgctctggagccctgctATTCTTCAGCCACGGCCAG CAAAACAGCGCGGCTGACCTGTCTATGCTGGTCCTGGAGTCGCTGGAGAAGGCGGAGGTCGAGGTGGCCGACGAGCTGCTGG AAAGTCTGGCCAAGCTGTTCAGTCTGATGGACCCCAACTCCCCGGAGCGGGTGGCGTTTGTGTCTCGAGCCCTGAAGTGGTCCAGCGGGGGGTCCGGGAAGctgggccacccccggctgcacCAGCTGCTGGCCCTCACCCTCTGGAAAG AACAGAACTACTGCGAGTCCCGCTACCACTTCCTGCACTCCAGCGACGGGGAGGGCTGCGCCAACATGCTGGTGGAGTACTCCACGGCGCGGGGCTTCCGCAGCGAGGTGGACATGTTTGTGGCCCAGGCCGTCCTCCA GTTTCTCTGTTTAAAGAACAAAAGCAGTGCCTCCGTGGTGTTCACGACGTACACGCAGAAGCACCCGTCCATCGAGAGGGGCCCTCCCTTCGTGCAGCCCCTGCTCAACTTCATCTGGTTTCTGCTGCTGGCCGTCGACgg GGGGAAGCTGACCGTGTTCACAGTGCTGTGTGAGCAGTACCAGCCGTCCCTGCGGCGGGACCCCATGTACCGCGAG TACCTCGACCGGATAGGACAGCTCTTCTTCGGCGTGCCGCCCAAGCAGACGTCTTCCTACGGAGGCCTGCTAG
- the GET4 gene encoding Golgi to ER traffic protein 4 homolog isoform X2, with amino-acid sequence MAAAAAAMAEQESARNGARNRGGVQRVEGKLRASVEKGDYYEAHQMYRTLFFRYMAQSKHAEARELMCSGALLFFSHGQQNSAADLSMLVLESLEKAEVEVADELLESLAKLFSLMDPNSPERVAFVSRALKWSSGGSGKLGHPRLHQLLALTLWKEQNYCESRYHFLHSSDGEGCANMLVEYSTARGFRSEVDMFVAQAVLQFLCLKNKSSASVVFTTYTQKHPSIERGPPFVQPLLNFIWFLLLAVDGGKLTVFTVLCEQYQPSLRRDPMYREYLDRIGQLFFGVPPKQTSSYGGLLGFSQMTSPGTSRPVPSHRHVSDAPG; translated from the exons atggcggcggcggcggcggcgatgGCCGAGCAGGAGAGCGCCCGGAACGGCGCCCGCAACCGCGGCGGCGTCCAGCGCGTGGAGGGCAAGCTTCGCGCCAGCGTCGAGAAGGGCGACTATTACGAGGCGCACCAGATGTACCGGACCCTCTTCTTCAG GTACATGGCCCAGAGCAAGCACGCCGAGGCCCGTGAgctcatgtgctctggagccctgctATTCTTCAGCCACGGCCAG CAAAACAGCGCGGCTGACCTGTCTATGCTGGTCCTGGAGTCGCTGGAGAAGGCGGAGGTCGAGGTGGCCGACGAGCTGCTGG AAAGTCTGGCCAAGCTGTTCAGTCTGATGGACCCCAACTCCCCGGAGCGGGTGGCGTTTGTGTCTCGAGCCCTGAAGTGGTCCAGCGGGGGGTCCGGGAAGctgggccacccccggctgcacCAGCTGCTGGCCCTCACCCTCTGGAAAG AACAGAACTACTGCGAGTCCCGCTACCACTTCCTGCACTCCAGCGACGGGGAGGGCTGCGCCAACATGCTGGTGGAGTACTCCACGGCGCGGGGCTTCCGCAGCGAGGTGGACATGTTTGTGGCCCAGGCCGTCCTCCA GTTTCTCTGTTTAAAGAACAAAAGCAGTGCCTCCGTGGTGTTCACGACGTACACGCAGAAGCACCCGTCCATCGAGAGGGGCCCTCCCTTCGTGCAGCCCCTGCTCAACTTCATCTGGTTTCTGCTGCTGGCCGTCGACgg GGGGAAGCTGACCGTGTTCACAGTGCTGTGTGAGCAGTACCAGCCGTCCCTGCGGCGGGACCCCATGTACCGCGAG TACCTCGACCGGATAGGACAGCTCTTCTTCGGCGTGCCGCCCAAGCAGACGTCTTCCTACGGAGGCCTGCTAG